The window GACTAAGGCATCAGACAAATTGTCTTTAGCGGCAGCCATAACCGATTGGCTGTTAATGCGTTTGGCGAGACGACGATTATAAAGATAAACAAGAAACATGACAAAAGAGCCGAAAAGAGCGGCCCATGCAGATATCCAATCAGGAATTTGTTCCTTATGATGAAAGATGGAGGAAACAGCGTTGAAAAGCACTTGCAAACCTACCATCATCATAATGAATGAAGCCATAAGAGATGCGACCGTTTCTGCGCGCCAATGGCCATATGGATGATCTTCATCGGCAGGTTTACGCGCCAATCTCAATCCAATGAGTACCGCGACAGAGGCGATGATATCAGTGGTGTTATTCAAACCATCCGCTTTAAGGGCTTCCGAGTGGCTCGTAATTCCGATCAACAGTTTGAAAACCGATAAAAAGAGATAAGAAAAAATGCTGATGACAGCGCCTCTTTCTCCTGCCTTCAGATCTTGAAATTTTTTTTCATCCATATGCGACTATCTCCTTACCAACTTATGCTACTAGAACATGTTACCAAATGGATGGCGTTTGAGTCTATAGCAACCTTTTTAGGAACGTTCATGAATATAGGAAGGTGTAAAAAAAGTTTCTCTATGGAAAAACAAACGTTGTATCGATCGGCTTTTCTATTTTTTACTAACTGCTTTGTTTCATTCAATAAAAAACAGCACAAAGTCGTTTAGAAAAGAATATGTCATTTATTAAGCGGCAGTGCCTGATCGCTTCTTAGATGAGAGCACATTAGATAGAAAAATTGCGTATTCTGTTAACACACCATATCAAAGCAAATCATTCGCCTATACGCGGCCATTTTTTTTGAATAAACTATAATGTCAAAAATGCGGGAGGAGGGCAGAGCAATGGCAGAGAAAAAAAAGAAACAGCCGAAAAAAGAAAAAATCAAGGAAAAGACCGAGAAAAAGACTGAGGAGAAGATCGAGAAAAAGATCGAGGAAAAGACCAAAGAGCAGTCTCCTGAACGATCTCCATCAGTTTGGGACAATTTTTGGCGGATCCGACCCCATGAAGAAGAAGCAACCAACGAGACAAAAGGGGAGGAACAGCCCCGTTTCCGTTGGATATAAAAATCAAATGAATTTTCTTGTATTAATTGGAATTCCTCGGGTTTTGGCTTGCGAAAATCCGAGGATTTTTATAAGGAGAAAACTTTTTTGTTTCTAATTTTCCAATAATTATATATAATATTGACAATCTAAACTAAATTGAAAGAGTGAAGGGAAATGACAAGTATTGCAAAAGAAAAACAACCCATGCCAAAAGGCGCAATGGCCACCGTATACGGCATCCTTTTGGCCATAAGCACCGGTCATCTTGTGAACGATTCCATCCAGTCGGTCGTCCCGGCTATGTACCCGATTTTAGAACATTCATTACATATTACTTATGCCCAAATTGGGTTGATTGCTTTTATGTTAAACATGACGTCCTCTGTGATGCAGCCGGTGTTTGGTGTATTTGCGGATAGAAGACCAACCCCTTTTTTGCTTCCTTTTGGGATGTTCATGAGTACATTAGGCCTGATCGGATTTTCCATATCCAATGAATTTTGGGCGCTGTTGGCATCGGTCATTTTCATCGGCCTTGGTTCAGCGGTTTTTCATCCTGAAGGCTCGCGGGTAGCGTATATGGCGGCAGGGAGCAAAAGAGGACTGGCACAATCCATTTACCAAGTAGGGGGGAATGCCGGCCAATCGCTAGCTCCTCTTTTCACAGCTTTGATTTTTGTTCCTTTAGGTCAAAGAGGA of the Bacillus smithii genome contains:
- a CDS encoding cation diffusion facilitator family transporter; this encodes MDEKKFQDLKAGERGAVISIFSYLFLSVFKLLIGITSHSEALKADGLNNTTDIIASVAVLIGLRLARKPADEDHPYGHWRAETVASLMASFIMMMVGLQVLFNAVSSIFHHKEQIPDWISAWAALFGSFVMFLVYLYNRRLAKRINSQSVMAAAKDNLSDALVGVGTAIGIIGSQFHLAWLDPLAAVIIGLLICRTAWEIFRDASHDLTDGFDEGQLQKFKETVLTVPGVIKVKSVKARKYGNNVIVDIVILVDPTLDVRSSHGISDKVENILTEKYDVFGAHVHIEPKD